From the genome of Papaver somniferum cultivar HN1 chromosome 2, ASM357369v1, whole genome shotgun sequence, one region includes:
- the LOC113347491 gene encoding acetyl-CoA carboxylase 1-like isoform X1, whose product MSLKYPSTAASIGVSRSANYNKKSSLVTNRIITMKSSAPSISKKVTKVADSSSSSSNMSALQNGATMVESWRGNGTVNGINSTRNPTTLSKIDDFCFALGGSRPIHSILIANNGMAAVKFIRSIRTWAYEAFGTEKAILLVAMATPEDMRINAEHIRIADQFVEVPGGTNNNNYANVQLIVEMAEITHVDAVWPGWGHASENPELPDALTAKGIIFLGPPASSMGALGDKIGSSLIAQAAGVPTVPWSGSHVKIPPQSCLDNIPENIYREACVYTTEEAVASCQVIGYPAMIKASWGGGGKGIRKVHNDDEVKALFKQVQGEVPGSPIFIMKVASQSRHLEVQLICDQHGNVAALHSRDCSVQRRHQKIIEEGPITVAPMETVKKLEQAARRLAKCVNYVGAATVEYLYSMDTGEYYFLELNPRLQVEHPVTEWIAEVNLPAAQVAVGMGIPLWQIPEIRRFYGMDYNGGYDAWRRTSAVATPFDFDKAESVRPKGHCVAVRVTSEDPDDGFKPTGGKVQELSFKSKPNAWAYFSVKSGGGIHEFSDSQFGHVFAFGESRALAIANMVLGLKEIHIRGEIRTNVDYTIDLLHAAEYRDNKIHTGWLDSRIAMRVRAERPPWYLSVVGGALYKASTSSTTMVSDYVGYLEKGQIPPKHISLVNSQVSLNIEGSKYTVDMVRGGPRSYKLRMNQSEIEAEIHSLRDGGLLMQLDGSSHVIYAEEEAAGTRLLIDGRTCLLQNDHDPSKLVSETPCKLLRFLVPDGSHVEADSPYAEVEVMKMCMPLLLPASGIIHFKISEGQPMQAGDLIARLDLDDPTAVRKAEPFHGSFPLLGPPTAVSGRVHQRLAASLNAARMILAGYEHDINEVVQDLLNCLDSPELPFLQWQECMSVLATRLPKNLRDELDMKYKEYEGFSSSLKNIDFPTKLLRSVLESHMLACPEKEKATQERLIEPLMSLVKSYEGGRESHARVIVHSLFEEYLSVEELFSDNIQADVIERLRLQYKKDLLKIVDIVLSRQGVRSKNKLVLRLMEALVYPNPAAYREKLIRFSALNHTSYSELALKASQLLEQTKLSELRSNIARSLSELEMFTEEGEHLDTPRRKSAINERMEDLVSTPLAVEDALVGLFDHSDHTLLRRVVETYIRRLYQPYLVKESVRMQWHRSGLIASWEFSEEHVERRNASEDETSTSLMVEKHTERKWGAMVIVKSLQSLPMAISTVLKETSHGSREMMPKGSAEAVSNGNMLHIALVGINNPMSSLQDSGDEDQAQERINKLAKILKEQQVGSALRSVGVKVISCIIQRDEGRTPTRHSFHWSLENLHYEEEPLMRHLEPPLSIFLELEKLKGYEKTQYTPSRDRQWHLYTVVDKPQPVQRMFLRTLVRQPNVNEGFWTYQGLAVGQTQNQRALSFTSRSILRSMMAALEELELHGHNATVRPDHAHMYLYILRGQEIDDLVPYPRSIDLVEGQEEAMVGMTLQELAHEIHENVGVRMHRLGVCEWEVKLRMPSVGLASGAWRLVVTNVTGHTCTVHIYREVEDASRREVVYHSAFSPVGPLHGVPVNARYQPLGLLARKRLVARKSNTTYCYDFPLAFETALRQLWVSQSSQSPGINKPEEEACVKVKELMFENKEGSWGSPLVSVERPPAQNDIGMVAWSMEMSTPEFPSGRTILIVANDVTFKAGSFGPREDAFFLAVSNLACEKKIPLIYLAANSGARIGVAEEVKACFEVGWSDESSPERGFQYIYLTPEDYAEVGSSVIAHELKLESGETRWVIDTIVGKEDGLGVENLTGSGAIAGAYSRAYKETFTLTYVTGRTVGIGAYLARLGMRCIQRLDQPIILTGFSALNKLLGREVYSSHMQLGGPKIMGTNGVVHLTVSDDLEGVSAILKWLSYVPSCVGGPLPILTPSDPPQRLVEYFPENSCDPRAAICGLNDSMGRWLGGIFDRNSFVETLEGWARTVVTGRAKLGGIPVGIVAVETQTMMQVIPADPGQLDSHERVVPQAGQVWFPDSASKTSQALLDFNREELPLFIMANWRGFSGGQRDLFEGILQAGSTIVENLRTYKQPVFVYIPMMGELRGGAWVVVDSRINPDHIEMYAEKTAKGNVLEPEGMIEIKFRTRELLECMGRLDQKLISLKAKLKEAKSSGVTNTIETLRQQIRSREKQILPVYTQIATRFAELHDTSYRMAAKGVIKEVVDWSNSRSFFYKRLNRRVAEGSLVRTLINAAGDRLCHKSALELIKKWFLDSKPAEVREDSWLDDEAFFQWKDDGKNYEEQLQELRAEKVMLQLSNLGESASDLQVLPHALTMLLSKVESSNRVKLIEELRKVLEA is encoded by the exons caTGTCGGCGCTTCAAAACGGTGCAACCATGGTGGAGAGTTGGCGAGGTAATGGGACTGTAAATGGAATCAACTCGACTAGGAACCCCACCACTTTGTCCAAAATAGATGATTTCTGCTTTGCTCTTGGAGGATCACGGCCTATTCATAGTATCTTAATTGCAAACAATGGGATGGCAGCCGTGAAATTTATTCGAAGTATAAGAACGTGGGCATATGAAGCATTCGGAACTGAGAAGGCAATTTTGCTGGTTGCGATGGCCACTCCAGAGGACATGAGAATTAATGCTGAACATATTAGAATTGCTGACCAGTTTGTGGAAGTCCCAGGTGGAACTAACAACAATAATTATGCTAATGTTCAGCTCATTGTGGAG ATGGCAGAGATCACACATGTAGATGCTGTTTGGCCTGGATGGGGCCATGCATCAGAGAACCCTGAGCTTCCTGATGCTCTGACTGCAAAAGGAATCATATTTTTGGGCCCCCCAGCTTCATCAATGGGGGCACTAGGAGATAAGATCGGTTCATCACTGATTGCCCAAGCAGCAGGAGTACCAACAGTTCCATGGAGTGGTTCACAT GTCAAAATTCCTCCACAAAGTTGCTTGGATAACATACCTGAAAACATCTACCGCGAAGCCTGTGTTTATACTACAGAAGAGGCTGTGGCAAGCTGTCAGGTGATCGGTTATCCTGCAATGATCAAGGCATCTTGGGGTGGCGGTGGTAAAGGGATAAGAAAG GTTCATAATGATGATGAAGTGAAGGCTTTGTTCAAGCAAGTGCAGGGAGAAGTTCCTGGGTCTCCAATTTTTATCATGAAGGTTGCATCACAG AGCCGGCATTTAGAAGTCCAGTTAATTTGCGATCAACATGGAAATGTTGCAGCTTTGCACAGCCGTGATTGTAGTGTTCAGAGACGGCATCAAAAG ATTATTGAGGAAGGTCCAATTACAGTAGCGCCAATGGAGACGGTAAAGAAGCTCGAGCAGGCAGCTCGAAGGCTTGCTAAATGTGTGAACTATGTTGGAGCTGCTACTGTGGAGTATCTGTATAGTATGGACACTGGGGAGTACTATTTCTTAGAGCTCAACCCGCGGTTACAG GTTGAGCATCCTGTTACTGAGTGGATAGCAGAGGTTAATCTTCCAGCAGCTCAAGTTGCAGTGGGGATGGGAATTCCTCTCTGGCAAATTCCTG AAATAAGGAGATTTTATGGAATGGACTATAATGGTGGATATGATGCTTGGAGGAGAACATCGGCCGTTGCCACCCCTTTTGATTTTGACAAAGCTGAGTCTGTAAGGCCAAAAGGTCATTGTGTTGCTGTACGTGTAACAAGTGAAGACCCAGATGATGGTTTTAAGCCTACTGGTGGGAAAGTGCAG GAATTGAGTTTTAAAAGCAAGCCAAACGCTTGGGCGTACTTCTCTGTAAAG TCTGGAGGAGGTATTCATGAGTTTTCGGATTCTCAGTTTG GACATGTATTTGCTTTTGGGGAGTCGAGAGCCTTAGCTATAGCTAATATGGTTCTTGGGCTAAAGGAAATTCATATTCGTGGGGAAATCCGTACAAATGTCGATTACACAATAGATCTTTTACAT GCTGCAGAATATAGAGACAACAAGATCCACACTGGCTGGCTGGACAGTAGAATTGCTATGCGTGTTAGAGCTGAAAGACCTCCTTGGTACCTCTCAGTGGTCGGAGGGGCCCTTTAT AAAGCATCAACCAGCAGCACGACAATGGTATCTGACTATGTGGGCTACCTTGAAAAGGGTCAAATTCCACCTAAG CACATCTCACTTGTCAATTCTCAAGTTTCTTTGAACATTGAAGGAAGCAAATATACG GTTGACATGGTAAGGGGAGGACCAAGAAGCTATAAGTTAAGGATGAACCAGTCAGAGATTGAAGCTGAAATACATAGCTTGCGTGATGGTGGTCTCTTGATGCAG TTGGATGGAAGCAGTCATGTGATCTATGCAGAGGAAGAGGCAGCTGGGACCCGCCTTCTAATTGATGGAAGGACTTGTTTGTTACAG aATGATCACGACCCATCTAAGTTAGTTTCAGAAACACCATGCAAGCTTCTCCGTTTTCTAGTCCCAGATGGCAGTCATGTTGAAGCTGATAGTCCATATGCAGAGGTTGAGGTTATGAAGATGTGTATGCCTCTTCTGTTACCTGCTTCAGGAATTATTCATTTCAAGATATCTGAAGGCCAACCGATGCag GCTGGTGATCTTATAGCAAGGCTTGATCTGGATGATCCAACAGCTGTAAGAAAAGCTGAACCCTTTCACGGAAGTTTCCCTCTTTTGGGACCCCCAACTGCAGTTTCTGGGAGAGTTCATCAGAGATTGGCTGCAAGTTTAAATGCTGCGCGGATGATTCTTGCCGGCTATGAGCATGACATCAATGAA GTTGTACAAGATTTACTTAACTGCCTCGACAGTCCAGAGCTTCCTTTCCTTCAGTGGCAAGAGTGTATGTCGGTTCTAGCAACCCGTCTTCCCAAAAATCTCAGAGATGAG TTGGACATGAAATACAAGGAGTACGAAGGATTCTCAAGCTCTCTCAAAAATATTGATTTCCCAACCAAACTATTGCGCAGTGTTCTCGAG TCTCATATGTTAGCTTGTCCTGAAAAAGAGAAAGCAACCCAAGAAAGGCTTATTGAACCTCTAATGAGTCTTGTTAAATCTTACGAGGGTGGAAGAGAGAGTCATGCCCGTGTGATTGTCCATTCGCTTTTTGAGGAATATCTTTCAGTTGAAGAATTATTCAGTGACAATATCCAG GCTGATGTAATCGAACGTCTTCGACTTCAATATAAAAAAGATCTTCTGAAGATAGTGGACATTGTGCTTTCTCGCCAG GGTGTCCGTAGCAAAAATAAGCTAGTCTTGAGACTCATGGAAGCACTGGTTTACCCTAATCCTGCAGCATACAGGGAGAAACTGATCCGCTTCTCTGCTCTTAACCATACAAGTTACTCTGAG TTAGCACTAAAGGCAAGCCAATTGCTCGAACAAACCAAACTGAGTGAACTCCGTTCTAACATAGCTAGAAGCTTATCAGAGTTGGAGATGTTTACAGAGGAAGGTGAACATCTTGATACCCCAAGAAGAAAGAGTGCAATCAATGAAAGGATGGAGGATCTTGTAAGTACTCCTCTTGCAGTTGAAGATGCTCTTGTGGGTCTGTTTGATCACAGTGATCATACTCTACTAAGACGGGTTGTTGAGACTTATATTCGAAGACTTTACCAG CCGTACCTTGTGAAAGAAAGCGTCAGAATGCAATGGCATAGATCTGGTCTTATAGCTTCATGGGAGTTTTCAGAAGAACATGTCGAAAGAAGGAATGCTTCAGAGGATGAAACATCCACGAGTCTGATGGTTGAGAAGCACACTGAGAGAAAATGGGGTGCCATGGTTATTGTCAAATCTCTTCAGTCCTTGCCAATGGCAATCAGTACTGTGTTGAAGGAAACTTCTCATGGCTCTCGTGAGATGATGCCAAAAGGGTCCGCAGAAGCAGTTAGCAATGGGAACATGTTGCATATTGCATTGGTGGGCATCAACAACCCAATGAGTTCACTTCAAGATAG TGGCGATGAAGATCAGGCTCAggaaagaataaataaattggCCAAGATCCTTAAAGAGCAACAAGTTGGTTCTGCTCTCCGATCAGTCGGTGTTAAAGTAATCAGCTGTATCATACAGAGGGATGAGGGACGGACTCCAACGAGGCACTCCTTCCACTGGTCTCTTGAGAATCTTCATTATGAAGAAGAACCTCTAATGCGTCACTTGGAACCACCTCTATCCATATTTCTTGAACTG GAAAAGCTAAAAGGGTACGAGAAAACACAGTATACACCATCCCGGGATCGCCAATGGCATCTTTATACTGTTGTGGACAAACCACAACCCGTCCAAAGGATGTTTTTGAGAACCCTTGTTAGGCAACCAAATGTAAATGAagggttctggacatatcaaggtctGGCAGTTGGTCAAACGCAAAATCAACGTGCTTTGTCCTTTACGTCCAGAAGCATCTTGAGGTCCATGATGGCTGCCCTCGAAGAATTGGAATTGCACGGGCATAATGCAACTGTCAGACCTGATCATGCCCATATGTATCTTTACATCTTAAGAGGACAGGAAATAGATGATCTTGTGCCATATCCAAG GAGCATTGACCTGGTGGAGGGCCAAGAAGAAGCTATGGTTGGGATGACTTTGCAAGAACTAGCACATGAGATTCATGAGAATGTTGGCGTGAGAATGCACCGTTTAGGTGTTTGTGAGTGGGAAGTCAAACTACGGATGCCGTCTGTAGGACTCGCTAGCGGTGCCTGGAGACTTGTTGTTACGAATGTGACTGGGCACACCTGTACTGTACAT ATATACCGAGAAGTAGAGGATGCAAGCAGACGTGAAGTAGTCTATCATTCAGCCTTCTCTCCTGTCGGTCCTCTGCATGGTGTTCCAGTGAATGCTCGCTATCAGCCTTTAGGATTGCTCGCTAGGAAGCGGCTTGTGGCTAGAAAAAGCAATACCACTTACTGCTATGACTTTCCACTG GCATTTGAGACTGCCTTGCGACAGTTGTGGGTGTCCCAATCCTCCCAATCCCCGGGTATAAATAAACCTGAAGAGGAAGCTTGTGTTAAAGTCAAGGAGCTCATGTTTGAAAACAAGGAAGGTTCTTGGGGCAGTCCTCTTGTTTCTGTCGAACGCCCACCTGCCCAAAACGATATTGGAATGGTGGCATGGAGTATGGAAATGTCTACTCCCGAATTCCCCAGTGGAAGGACCATTCTGATTGTAGCAAATGATGTGACCTTTAAAGCTGGTTCCTTTGGTCCAAGAGAGGATGCATTCTTCCTTGCAGTGAGCAACCTAGCTTGTGAAAAGAAAATCCCTTTAATTTATCTGGCAGCAAACTCTGGTGCTCGTATTGGGGTAGCTGAGGAGGTTAAAGCTTGCTTCGAAGTTGGATGGTCCGACGAATCAAGTCCTGAACGAGGATTTCAGTATATATATTTAACTCCTGAAGATTATGCAGAAGTCGGCTCTTCTGTGATAGCACACGAATTAAAACTAGAAAGCGGTGAAACAAGATGGGTCATTGACACAATCGTGGGTAAAGAGGATGGATTAGGGGTTGAGAACTTAACAGGCAGTGGAGCAATTGCGGGTGCATACTCTAGGGCATACAAGGAGACGTTTACCTTAACCTATGTGACAGGTCGAACAGTTGGTATTGGAGCTTATCTGGCTCGTCTTGGTATGCGGTGCATCCAAAGGTTAGATCAGCCTATAATTCTCACAGGTTTTTCTGCACTGAATAAACTTCTTGGCCGGGAAGTATATAGTTCTCACATGCAACTTGGAGGTCCTAAAATCATGGGAACTAATGGGGTTGTCCATTTGACTGTCTCAGATGATCTCGAAGGTGTTTCAGCAATCTTGAAGTGGCTTAGCTATGTCCCATCATGTGTAGGTGGCCCCCTACCCATTTTGACCCCCTCAGATCCTCCTCAAAGGCTTGTTGAGTACTTTCCGGAGAACTCATGTGATCCTCGAGCAGCTATCTGTGGTCTTAATGATAGTATGGGAAGATGGCTTGGGGGAATTTTCGATAGAAATAGCTTTGTCGAGACATTAGAAGGTTGGGCTAGAACTGTTGTCACAGGTAGGGCAAAACTTGGGGGGATCCCTGTAGGAATCGTCGCTGTTGAAACACAAACTATGATGCAAGTTATCCCTGCGGATCCTGGTCAGCTTGATTCTCATGAGAGGGTTGTTCCTCAAGCAGGGCAAGTTTGGTTCCCTGATTCTGCCAGTAAAACATCTCAAGCTCTGTTAGATTTTAACAGGGAAGAACTTCCACTATTTATAATGGCCAATTGGAGAGGATTCTCTGGCGGACAGAGGGATCTTTTCGAAGGTATTCTTCAAGCGGGTTCCACTATTGTTGAGAATCTTCGTACGTACAAACAACCTGTGTTTGTTTACATTCCTATGATGGGAGAGCTTCGTGGTGGAGCTTGGGTTGTTGTGGATAGCAGAATCAATCCTGACCACATTGAAATGTATGCTGAAAAAACGGCCAAGGGGAATGTTCTCGAACCAGAGGGAATGATAGAAATTAAGTTTAGGACGAGGGAACTTTTGGAGTGCATGGGTAGGCTTGATCAGAAGCTGATCTCTCTGAAAGCGAAACTTAAGGAAGCCAAGAGTAGTGGAGTTACAAACACCATTGAGACCCTACGACAGCAGATAAGATCCCGCGAGAAGCAGATTTTACCTGTTTATACTCAAATTGCCACTCGTTTTGCCGAGTTGCATGATACTTCCTACAGGATGGCTGCAAAAGGAGTAATTAAAGAAGTTGTGGATTGGAGCAACTCAAGATCTTTCTTTTACAAGAGGTTAAACAGGAGAGTTGCAGAAGGATCACTAGTTCGAACTTTGATAAATGCTGCCGGTGATCGCCTTTGTCATAAGTCAGCATTGGAGTTGATTAAGAAGTGGTTTCTTGATTCCAAACCAGCTGAAGTGAGAGAAGACTCCTGGTTAGATGACGAAGCTTTCTTCCAGTGGAAAGATGATGGGAAGAACTATGAAGAACAGTTGCAAGAATTGCGGGCAGAGAAAGTAATGCTTCAGTTATCTAATCTTGGTGAATCGGCATCAGATTTACAAGTTCTTCCTCATGCTCTCACTATGCTTCTAAGCAAG GTGGAATCGTCAAATCGGGTGAAATTGATTGAGGAGCTTCGGAAGGTGCTCGAAGCATAG